The DNA region atggggagaggagagagggagagagaaagagagacaaggagaggagagagggagagaggagaaggGAGAGAGatgggagagggagagaagagagaaggGAGAGAGAAGTGAACTGACCTCATCCCACAGTGAAGCGTTGATACTGTCCCAAATAGAGAAGAATTCATCCAACCACAACctacaaaaaaacaaatacaattcaatcAGAGTCATttcattacaacaaaaataaaacagatttatcaatatttcGAACAGTTACTTGAATCCGCGGTCGTGAAACTCCGGGGGCAGAAACTGCGGTAGAAATAGTGACAGATATTGAACACCTTTCATCATCGTTACGTCAAACGGGCACAATAGAGGGCGCCACTCTTCTAACATTTCCTGCGTTGACTCGACGGAAAAATACCTGAAACCATCAACGATATTTTAACAATCAAACACCGGATATTCTAGTTGTCATAGCGACATATCCCAACAATCAAACACTCATTTTTTGGGTATTTTTTAAGggaaaaatatgattatttcTAAACTTACGGATTACAGTCTTTTGCCAGTTGTTTCAAAGTTCCGTCAATTGTGCTGTAAAAATAGAATATGGGtcaatatttcaaagaattctttctttaataaaacattgttgTAAACAAGTGAAATTATGtaaaacaacagcagcagcagcggcagcggcagcggcagcggcagcggcagcggcagcggcagcggcagcggcagcggcagcagcagcagcagcacttaCTGAGGTAAAAGTTCCAGTCCGTGCGGTtcatatttcgaatataacgtcttctccATAACAACGTACAGCGGTCTCCATGGCAACTGTAAGTCATCTCTCGTCAGTAAATCggtttttctaaaaaaaatggCCGAAATCTTTAACATGAACAGTTGCTAATAGTTACAGAGTTTAATAATTCAaggtatttgaaaatgatgatggaAAAAAAGTAAAGACTGGATTATATCGAAAACTTACTTCAATAAAGTGGACAGGAGTCCAGCAAATTTAACGATCAGTGAAGATTCCAGATCCGGAATCGTCACCAGTTCAAATGTTAAACGTATGAAATTCACATGATCTTCTTTAGAGAATTTCCTCCCATACAATCTGATATATCTGAAATATTACAACAATCTAATATATTACATTTGATATATTACAGGCTGATATATCTGAAATATTACATCAATCTGATATATTACAGGCTGATATATCTGAAATATTACGGAAATCTGATatatctgaaatgaaatatcaacgTTTAAAATTGGATACCAATCTAAATGAACCAAGAAATTTAGTGAGCACGGCGTGAGCAGGGCTGGAACAATTTATGTAATCCTTGGAAATAAAATTGCACCaatataatatcaataaattcctgacaatgttttttttatgttGAATAAGTGTGTCACATATTTTCAAGTAGTCACCCCTGACAACCACAATATAGACAAGTTCAATTGTGCTTAGTCACGATTACACAGCAAATAGGACGGACAGCAGTCAGACAGAGCTGATAGCAGCAGTGTCAATAAACTACCTCTAGGACAAACAATTCAAGCAAATACAGTTttataacattcatttaaattcatcatcatattCTAAAAATAAACATCTTATAATGTCACTCATATTTTTCCTCCCATAAGGTCTTCTCTGTGCTGGTGATACTATAAACCAAACAGCCTCTCCACATTCACATCCATCCACATCCACAGCTCACAGTCCACTGGACTGATACTGTCATCCACTCTCCTGCTGTGTATGAGGGCTGCATACATTTACAATATAACAATAAATCTGGGCGGGATGTGTAATTACCTGGATAACTGACTGCACCAGTGCGAGCCACCGACTCGAATATCGCGAAGTTGAGCTGTTAACCCGTAATACGCTTTGATATCAGCGAGCTGACGGTTCGATTCTGCGTCTAATTCATCCACATACGGCAGGTGTTTGTTATAAACTATCTCCTTTTGAGGTTCGAACCCGAGTTGTTCGAATCGACTCGGCATTATCGGGCGATTTTCGTTAATATACGACTAAAAATTTGATGATTCGACGAATCAGCAGTgcgcagccatcttgaatgtCTCCACACCCTTTCTCGGAGACGAAACCTACGTGCCGCAGTCGGTGAGAATTTTTTACCCGTCATGTGCTGCCCCTATACTAACCGTTAGCGGTAAATCTGCGAACTAACTTAGTACTCGCGTGCCGCAGTAATTGTTTTCCGGGCTGAAACATCttaaccgtcaagtgctgccgcTTTGTTAAACAGTAGCGGCGAATATTTGAACCAACATATTCTGAAATTTGTTTTCTCGACTTCCGTTTCACGATgaacaatttcaaattacgCCAATTCGAACTCCAGAAAGATTCCTAAACATTCCAGAATATTTCACGTGAATAATATGTCAAATCAGAAATTGTTAAGACGAATAGTCAGGGACAGATCAAAGGTCTGATTCACAGGCCGGGTTGCACCGAGGGCCAAAAGGTGCCGCGACCCGGTCGGAGCAGATTGGAAAACATGACTCCTTTTTTAAAGATACAGAGAACAAGCttatcaattcaaacttctttaagtatcaatttaatattttcaatttaccgGTAAACTTTCAGGGGCAACAGCTGACATTTGTAGAAGGGGGCCTGCACTCGGCCCCTGAGTGGACCGGTCGAAGATTAACCTGATTTAATATGTCATCATTTTTCGCTACATGGTAGCCTCATATGCAGTAGACTCGGGtgattttcgaagtttttttGTGGGACAATTCGATGAGATAATCCGACACTGTATGAAaacatccaactcggatatcgCTCTCAAGTCGGACACATCGAGTCCCAACCCGACTTGACAAATCTAGTCAACCTTTAAAGTACTGTTTGTCTTTAAGTTTAACTGATAATTAGAATAAGGAATATATGTAGTTTTTTCGATTGATCCGAGCGAATAAGTTCAACACGGTACACAATTGCGCAATTCTTTAATCGACAGAATTATTACAAAAGAAATGAATTCAGGTGCGAACGTTTTGACACGGaaataattagaaaaaaaataataatttgctAATTGCTTCATTTTTGCTGATAATCGGGGAACTAATTATAGTTTAATAAGATTGACATTCCGTTAATAAGAAGCCGCTCTTTTGTTTGgcattttgttttgtgttgtATAAGTGTAAATGTGGTCTAATTATCTCCACACTTTGGTCACTCAGCTCACTAATTAAACAGCTACTTAGATAATTAATCCAATTAAGATCTGTTAGACCGCAGACGAAGCGTCATCTGTGAAATTGTGTGCGATGATTATAAATAAACACGGACATTTTCTCAGACTCATTGTCATTAACAATTCCGACTGGAAACTACTAGTTCCGTTACCAGATACAGAATTCATTAAAACAAGTAAGTTTTATCAGATAGATTTCTATATGAGTTAAGTGGtgattgatatttcatcacggattcatttcatcaattgttttttcatGTTTCCGACTAATATTTGCCGATTCAAAGAACCtctgttttcattgaatcatccATTCTCATTTAATTCCaaataattaatcaaaaatCTACTCTGTTTAAGGTATATATCATCGATTGTCATTTGTTAAAagtttattctatttcatttattttgtcTTACACTCGATTTTCATGAAAGTGTAACTTTTTGTAAGGTACTCGCGCTAATGTCGAGTCCTGGGAGGGAAATCGCgcagaaaatttttgaaaatgagatgCAATACAAAGAGAAGTAATTTCACAATTTCTATCTTATTTGGGGTGAAGATTTTGCTAAATTATTTGGCCTCGAATCAAGTAAGTTTTGGAAGCTTGTGCAGTTTTTGAACTAAAACGAATGAAAAAGGTGTAACCAATTAATGAGTGAATCTTCTGAAATCGATGCATAAATTTTTTTAAGACTGGCATTTGGGCGGAATTTTATAATTAAGCGATCCCGATGTTaagtagtctgaataccagtcgttgttccCTACAACGGTTGTTCGTAGAACGACGGCTAAGTACTAGACTAGATGTTAAGTCGTCTCTCCTCAAAGGTTTTCCATATCGAATACGATTGGATAATCCCAAATTTATTAATCTCTGACAgactataaaacaatgaagGCATTGGTGATGTACGGTGTAACAGTAGCCGTAGTGATATTGGCTACTATAGTATTCGCTGACTACACCGCCAAGTGGGAAGATGGCCCTAAAAAAGGCTGGTACAAATGGCCCGAAGTCGAAACCGAGGAATTCTTGAACACaagtaaatcatttttatGTCATTAGAAAAATCAGCTCAGATAATTACGGCGCTTTTTATCtcagaaataattcattatcatgTATATCCTCGATATCGACTTGATATAACAGCAAAATCGTATGCAACCCTACCCGTTGAAGAATTGTGCATTATTGCCTGGAAATCCCATAGGTCATTAGTCCATGgggataataataataataataataataattgacatTTCTATAGCGCAGGTATCCAAACTAGAGTCTGTTCAAATGTGCTCCAAACTTggtattattatagatatatcAGAACGGATTTGTTTTAGCTACGAGCGCTCGGAGAtgcaatttttttcatgttaaTTTGAAAATCGGTTTCATCCTCCTGTAGCTCAAAGAGGAATAGTTTGGAAGTTCTTCTTTGAGACTGGGGCGATATTGCAATAAAATCACGATATATTTCTAGTTTGCACAAAGAACGATAGCGAGAGACAATACTCGTTGAAAGACGGTGGTTATTGTAAGTGTAATGCGACCGAGCCTTTCAGGAAACACATCTGTATGTAAGTATGACAGGGGTCTGATTCacccaccccccccccccaaaataGGGCATGTATCATATACCTAAAGGGCCCCCAAAAGAAATCTCATCGCGTGACATTCACTCATTTTTGGAAGAACCGAGCACGAATGTCGAAAGTCCACGAATTTAAGCTTTGGGTAtagctttaatatttttcgtTTCGCCGTTAAAGACTGCGCACCTGCCTCCTCTAGATTGTCCACAGTACTAGCCACATACAGATGctatatattcattaattgTCCGTTTATACTGATTTTCGTTTCCGTTTTTCAGCCGGTGATCGacgaataaaataaaaccttCCAAAATTACGTGTCTAATTTTAATCAGATTCTTGTTCACTCCACAAATAATAAAGTTTTATCGTCGCTTTTTTCTGTTGGTTGAAAaactgtcactgtcaggattcaaaccgtcactgtcaggattcaaactgtcactgtcaggattcaaaccgtcactgtcaggattcaaactgtCACTGTCGGGATTCAAACTCATTGTCGGGGTTGGAGAAAACTGTCATCTCAGAATCTAAAACACTCGACacaaatttcagttttttacCAGTATTTTATTTGATGTTACTCGAAAATTCGTtaaaaataacaacaaaaaattcaaaacacgaaacataagaaaaatcatttaaacatAGAAAATCTGTAGTAAACAATTTAACTCTTattccaccaggtggcgcGCTAGTTTAGTATTCTTCGCCTTCCTCTTCTTCCTCTCCTTCGACGGAATCGACTCCGACCTCTTCGTAATCTTTCTCCAAAGCGGCCAAATCTTCGCGAGCTTCTGAGAACTCTCCTTCCTCCATACCCTCACCGACGTACCAGTGAACGAACGCGCGTTTGGCGTACATCAGATCGAACTTGTGGTCGAGACGAGCCCAGGCTTCAGCGATAGCGGTCGTGTTGCTCAACATGCACAAGGCACGCTGTACCTTGGCCAGATCACCTCCCGGGACGACAGTCGGCGGCTGGTAGTTGATTCCGACTTTGAAACCGGTCGGACACCAGTCGACGAATTGGATGGTTCTCTTGGTCTTGATGGTAGCGATGGCTGCGTTGACGTCTTTAGGGACGACATCTCCTCGGTACAACATACAACAGGCCATGTATTTACCGTGACGCGGGTCGCATTTCACCATCTGGTTGGCCGGTTCGAAACAGGCGTTAGTGATTTCAGCAACGGTCAACTGCTCGTGGTAAGCCTTCTCGGCGGAGATGACTGGAGAGTAGGTGGCCAGAGGGAAATGGATACGCGGGTACGGTACCAAGTTAGTTTGGAACTCGGTCAAATCGACGTTCAAGGCGCCGTCGAAACGAAGAGAGGCGGTGATAGAGCTGACAATCTGACCGATCAGACGATTCAAGTTTGTGTAGGTCGGACGCTCGATGTCGAGGTTACGGCGACAGATATCGTAGATGGCTTCGTTGTCGACCATGAAGGCGCAGTCGGAGTGCTCCAAGGTGGTATGGGTAGTAAGGATGGAGTTGTACGGCTCGACGACGGCTGTAGACACCTGCGGGGCTGGGTAAACGGCGAACTCCAGTTTGGATTTCTTTCCGTAATCGACTGACAGACGTTCCATCATCAGGGAAGTGAAACCGGACCCGGTACCACCACCGAACGAGTGGAAGATCAGGAAACCTTGGAGACCGGTACATTGATCGGCTAACTTTCTGATTCGGTCCAAAACCAAATCGATGAGCTCTTTGCCGACTGTGTAGTGACCACGAGCGTAGTTGTTGGCGGCATCTTCTTTACCGGTGATCAGCTGTTCGGGGTGGAACAGTTGACGGTAGGTTCCGGTACGGACCTCATCTGTAATGAGACAAAATAGATATCGATTTTAGACGATTTCCTTTTTCTAGAACACATGAAATTCTAAAAGGGCGTTTCCCCCAAACCCGGGGGCTTTGGGTGCaacaattcaaaaattatagaattttaaatCCCGTCAGACCAGTTTTAAGGTTTTAGGTCACCTTAAGAAATAATGAATGCCTAGGCTTTTATTCACTTAGCAACTGATATCAATTCACTCTATATTTAGATTTGGCCAATAGAAAATCgtgtttaatttgaattagcGAATGCCGACTCAATACAATTAACAACCAGTCAGAACCGGATCGGGTTTCCATTGTTAACGGATATACTATAGAATAATGAGTAGTTGTCGTTCCCACGGAGGGCTTGGAAGGGACCATTAGCAACGAGAAAATCAAGCCTTAGAAACGTTTCCATTGTGATCAGCTATTTATCGAGGTTTCCAAAGGGATCAACCTTAAAGGTCTTAACATACTTTTATCTTAGATAACCTTGAATTTCTACTTGAACTTTGAACCTGAACTTTATATCTTATCGACTCATGAGTCAGATTGAAATACGTTTTTGTTGGCGGGAATCACTTCCATTAGTACTAGTGCGAATTGAGGTGTTGGTTCCTGGAGACCAGTTTCTAATTAACACTTACCGATTACAGTTGGTTCCAAATCGACGAACACGGCTCTGGGCACGTGTTTACCGGCACCGGTCTCGCTGAAGAAGGTGTTGAAACTGTCGTCACCGCCTCCGATAGTTTTATCGCTGGGCATCTGACCGTCGGGCTGGATACCGTGCTCAAGACAGTACAGTTCCCAACAGGCATTACCGATCTGTACACCGGCCTGGCCGACATGGATGGAGATACATTCACgctgaaatattagaaatcaaatattaaaatacatgaaataattacatatattatgataataatgagaCCACTCGGTATTGAACGACTGTATCCAAATAACAATAACTGATTATTTTTGCTTTGAACACTCGAAGCCAGGttgtaaaatcattttcacaaagCGTCCAAAATCTACCAAAtctatcaaatttgaaatagtAAAAACCTCACAATATCGTAGAACAGAAATGGAACATATGTTTCCTACGTTATAAACGAATTAAAAACGATTTTTGACGATGAAACTTACCATGATTGAGAGAGTTATTTGTAGACACGTCTGTTAGGTATGAAGACCAAAGAGTGTTGTGACGAAGTCGACACCTGACGACAGTATTTATAGGCGCGCAACAACACCGCCCTTCGCAACCGCCAAAACACGTTACCACGTCGTGTACACACACATAGTTTAATGGCAAGCAGCCAATCATCTTGATCAAACATATTCTAAAGACTTAAATGAGGATTTGAACAAGACATTTTGATTGTCGCGTTGACCTACATAACACAATAGTAAAACAACATAAAGATCTTCTTCGAGGGCGCGATAAAATGTTAGTTCACGACGATATTCTTTCGCTGGtataaaagatatttgaatACATAAAAGGACGAAGAATTGATGATTGATTGGTCGTTTTATTTGTGGAGCAGATATCAACCTTTACCCCGAGTGCGATCTCACCGATAGTATTTGTAAAATTGTATGAGATAAATCGGCCTCTTCAATGAACGTAGATACGAAAACGTGAAAGCTTTAAACACTTAAGTCTGAAAAgtattttttttagaaatgattatgttttttaacatttatttatatatatatgtacatagtTACCGACAGAGGAATTGAATATACACGATTTTTAAGCAGAATTAACGCTACGGGTTCCATTGTTGTGACGTTGTTTACACCGTTTCCATGACGTTACTCATATTCTTCAGCTCTTTGCTAAAATTCTGAAgataaaaattacattttaaatttctgaattcCTTCAACAATACATTTTATTCCGAGCCATTTAAACACTcagttcgacagttgtgagttcagaTTTAGATCTAAAGTTAACTcgagaaaatgaactgattttaactgaGAGTTAACTCGCAAATGTGGAACCGAAACCCTGGgaccagttccatagtcatggcttagacttaagaccagtcaagactatcttagttctatctaacagcttaagaccagtcttaagatttcaGACCACTAAAttctcgactatggaaccgatGGAGTCTGAGTtagaatcagttcattttcgatcaaATTAACTCTGACTAAATccgaactcacaactgtgaaaccgATATATTCATACCTGAAACTCAGGTACAGTTAATTCAAACGATTTGTTAGTTACTCGTCCAGCAGAATCAGCAACTTTCAACGAAATGACGACGTAAGGAGAGTTTAAATTCTTACAAGTATCAGAAGTCATCGCTAAACCAAGTTTCCATTTAAAATCCACTAACTATAATGAGAAAATGAGATAATATGTGATTTCAGGGGTGAAATAAAGGAAAGGGGGGCCTCTTGAGGAATTTACGGTCTTTTTTTAAGTCTCGCTGTAATTTTAGTTGCTCACAAATGCAATGATTCAAACAGTTAATTGTTGCCACAACAAACATTTGGTTGTATGGTTGTAGCAGTTCAATATTGATCTTGCTTCAATTTTGATCTTTATAATGACAAGAATTGTCACCATCAACCAGATTGGGGTGTACAGTTTGAGAATCTGGCCCAGGTGAACAAAGCCAAGAATCAGTAaattgaagaagaaaatttaaaaaattgttTCGTTTTTGTCTTGAGTTGGGCATATCCAAATAAGGCAAAGTTTACTGTTTACTAGCAACCGGTTCAACTGTTGCACTCGGAAAAAATTGTCACTCTATTGAGTGAAAATTTAgattattattcttatttcaaaCCGATGACTCGAGAACTGGTTTCTTTTGAGAGTGATTTTTGAATTGAGAAAGAGAAGTGCAGTAACAGTTCATTTATATTAAGAAGTTTGTGTCGAGGATTTATTTC from Tubulanus polymorphus chromosome 12, tnTubPoly1.2, whole genome shotgun sequence includes:
- the LOC141914082 gene encoding tubulin alpha-1A chain-like is translated as MRECISIHVGQAGVQIGNACWELYCLEHGIQPDGQMPSDKTIGGGDDSFNTFFSETGAGKHVPRAVFVDLEPTVIDEVRTGTYRQLFHPEQLITGKEDAANNYARGHYTVGKELIDLVLDRIRKLADQCTGLQGFLIFHSFGGGTGSGFTSLMMERLSVDYGKKSKLEFAVYPAPQVSTAVVEPYNSILTTHTTLEHSDCAFMVDNEAIYDICRRNLDIERPTYTNLNRLIGQIVSSITASLRFDGALNVDLTEFQTNLVPYPRIHFPLATYSPVISAEKAYHEQLTVAEITNACFEPANQMVKCDPRHGKYMACCMLYRGDVVPKDVNAAIATIKTKRTIQFVDWCPTGFKVGINYQPPTVVPGGDLAKVQRALCMLSNTTAIAEAWARLDHKFDLMYAKRAFVHWYVGEGMEEGEFSEAREDLAALEKDYEEVGVDSVEGEEEEEGEEY